Proteins encoded by one window of Canis lupus dingo isolate Sandy chromosome 22, ASM325472v2, whole genome shotgun sequence:
- the MCF2L gene encoding guanine nucleotide exchange factor DBS isoform X9, producing MHQDITPLCAADIQDQLKKRFAYLSGGRGQDGSPVITFPDYPAFSDVPDKEFQNVMTYLTSIPSLQDAGIGFILVIDRRQDKWTSVKASILRIAASFPANLQLVLVLRPTGFFQRALSDLAFKFNRDDLKMKVPVIMLSSVPELHGYIDKSQLTEDLGGTLDYCHTRWLCHRTAIESFALMVKQTAQMLQSFGTELAETELPNDVQSTSSVLCAHTEKKDKAKEDMRLALDEGKSILENIREPLAKSGEQSLNQDELDNQTTVQRLLAQLNETEAAFDEFWAKHQQKLQQCLQLRHFEQDFREVKSSLDALAQKIATFTDVGNSLAHAEHLLKDLASFEEKSSASVKRAHTLSLEGEKLIDTKHYAVDSIRPKCHELQYLCDQFAAEVERRRGLLSKSLELHGLLEASMKWCDEGIYLLASQPVDKCQSQDGAEAALQEIEKFLETGAENKIQELNKIYQDYESILTKDLMEHVQKVFQKQEGMEEMFHRRQASLKKLAAKQMRPVQPVAPRPEALTKSPCPSPGSRRGSENSSEGSTLRRGPYRRAKSEASEGRQGRSSSTGHEEESLAVLRRHVMNELLDTERVYVEELLCVLEGYAAELDNPLMAHLMSPGLQNKKDILFGNMEEIYHFHNRIFLRELEEYTDCPELVGRCFLERMEEFQIYEKYCQNKPRSESLWRQCSDCPFFQECQRKLDHKLSLDSYLLKPVQRITKYQLLLKEMLKYSKSCEGAEDLQEALSSILGILKAVNDSMHLIAITGYDGNLSDLGKLLMQGSFSVWTDHKKGHSKVKDLARFKPMQRHLFLHEKAVLFCKKREENGEGYEKAPSYSYKQSLNMAAVGITENVKGDVRKFEIWYNAREEVYIVQAPTPEVKAAWVSEIRKVLTSQLQACREASQHRTLEQSQSLPLPTPPSTSPSKGTTRNIKKLEERKTDPLSLEGYMSPSSLPKPPEKGRASPTSPDKKPKRHEVKSDPTPFGLRGWSKTSHPLEAPEDNDGWSSAEELMNSSDAEEEGRVGPRKLVPGKYTVVVDDEKGSPEALAVRNGDMVEVVQEGDEGLWYVRNLTSSKESWVPASSLSALLGVSGSAQCLSSSVW from the exons CTTACAAGATGCTGGCATTGGATTCATCCTGGTCATAGACCGAAGGCAGGACAAATGGACCTCCGTGAAGGCATCCATCCTGCGAATAGCA GCATCCTTTCCAGCAAACCTGCAGCTCGTCCTTGTCCTGCGTCCGACAGGGTTTTTCCAACGGGCTCTCTCTGACCTCGCTTTCAAATTCAATAGAGATGACCTTAAGATGAAGGTGCCG GTCATAATGCTGAGCTCAGTACCAGAACTACACGGTTACATCGACAAGTCCCAGCTGACCGAGGACCTGGGTGGGACCCTGGATTACTGCCACACCAGGTGGCTGTGTCACCGCACT GCAATTGAAAGTTTCGCCCTCATGGTCAAGCAGACAGCTCAGATGCTACAGTCCTTCGGGACCGAGCTGGCCGAAACGGAGCTGCCCAACGACGTGCAGTCCACGAGCTCGGTGCTCTGTGCACACACGGAGAAGAAGGACAAAGCAAAG GAGGACATGCGGTTGGCATTGGATGAGGGGAAGAGCATCCTGGAGAACATCAGGGAGCCTCTGGCCAagagtggggagcagagcctGAACCAGGATGAGCTGGACAACCAGACCACTGTGCAGAG gctCCTGGCCCAGCTGAACGAGACCGAGGCTGCCTTCGATGAGTTCTGGGCAAAGCACCAGCAGAAGCTCCAGCAGTGTCTGCAGCTCCGGCACTTCGAGCAGGACTTCCGAGAG GTCAAATCCTCCTTAGATGCACTGGCCCAGAAGATAGCCACCTTCACCGACGTGGGCAACAGCCTGGCGCACGCAGAGCACCTCCTGAAGGACCTTGCCAGCTTCGAGGAGAAGTCTAGC GCCTCTGTCAAGCGGGCCCACACCCTGTCCCTGGAGGGTGAGAAGCTCATTGACACCAAGCACTACGCCGTGGACTCCATCCGCCCCAAGTGCCACGAGCTCCAGTACCTCTGTGACCAGTTTGCAGCCGAGGtcgagaggaggagggggcttcTCAGCAAGTCCCTGGAGCTGCATGGCCTCTTGGAAGCA TCTATGAAGTGGTGCGATGAGGGCATCTACCTGCTGGCCTCACAGCCTGTGGACAAGTGCCAGTCCCAGGATGGTGCAGAGGCCGCACTGCAGGAAATTGAGAAATTTCTGGAGACCGGTGCAGAAAATAAGATCCAGGAGCTCAATAAAATTTACCAGGACTACGAATCCATCCTCACCAAAGACCTGATG GAGCACGTGCAGAAGGTCTTCCAGAAGCAAGAGGGCATGGAGGAGATGTTCCACCGGAGACAGGCAAGCCTGAAGAAGCTGGCAGCCAAGCAGATGAGGCCTGTGCAGCCAGTGGCGCCCCGGCCGGAGGCACTCACAAAatcaccctgcccctccccag GCAGCCGGCGAGGCTCTGAGAACAGCTCTGAGGGCAGCACACTCCGGAGAGGGCCCTACAGGAGGGCCAAG AGCGAAGCGAGTGAGGGCCGGCAGGGTCGGAGCAGCTCCACGGGCCATGAGGAGGAGAGCCTGGCCGTCCTGCGGAG GCATGTGATGAACGAACTCTTGGACACAGAACGGGTCTACGTGGAGGAATTGCTCTGTGTCCTGGAG GGTTATGCTGCTGAGCTGGATAACCCACTCATGGCGCACCTCATGTCACCAGGCCTTCAGAACAAAAAGGACATTCTGTTTGGAAACATGGAAGAGATTTACCACTTCCATAACAG AATATTCCTGAGGGAGCTGGAGGAGTACACGGACTGCCCAGAGCTGGTCGGAAGGTGTTTCCTGGAGCGG ATGGAGGAGTTCCAGATCTATGAGAAGTATTGCCAGAACAAGCCGCGCTCCGAGAGCCTCTGGCGACAGTGCTCCGACTGTCCATTCTTCCAG GAATGCCAGAGGAAGCTGGACCACAAGCTCAGTCTGGACTCCTACCTGCTGAAGCCAGTTCAGAGGATCACCAAGTACCAGCTGCTGCTCAAG GAGATGCTAAAATACAGCAAGAGCTGCGAGGGGGCCGAGGACCTGCAGGAGGCGCTGAGCTCCATCCTGGGCATCCTCAAGGCTGTGAACGACTCCATGCACCTGATTGCCATCACCGGCTATGAT GGGAACCTGAGTGACCTGGGAAAGctgctgatgcagggctcattcAGCGTCTGGACAGACCACAAGAAGGGCCACAGCAAAGTGAAGGACTTGGCCAGGTTCAAGCCCATGCAGCGCCACCTTTTCCTGCACGAGAAGGCCGTGCTCTTCTgcaagaagagggaggagaacgGGGAGGGGTACGAGAAGGCCCCTTCGTACAGCTACAAGCAGTCCCTGAAT ATGGCGGCTGTCGGCATAACCGAGAACGTGAAAGGTGACGTGAGGAAGTTTGAGATCTGGTACAACGCCAGGGAGGAGGTGTACATTGTGCAG GCACCAACCCCTGAAGTTAAAGCGGCCTGGGTGAGTGAGATTCGCAAGGTGCTGACCAGCCAGCTGCAAGCCTGCCGAG AAGCCAGCCAGCACCGCACATTGGAGCAGTCCCagagcctgcctctgcccacGCCACCCAGCACCAG CCCCTCGAAAGGGACCACAAGAAACATCAAAAagttggaagaaaggaaaaccgACCCCCTAAGCCTGGAAGGCTACATGAGCCCCTCGTCGTTGCCGAAGCCCCCCGAGAAGGGCAGAG CTTCTCCTACCAGCCCTGACAAAAAACCTAAGCGACACGAAGTAAAGAGCGACCCAACGCCTTTTGGTTTACGAG GTTGGAGCAAAACATCTCACCCCTTGGAGGCCCCCGAGGACAACGATGGCTGGTCCAGTGCCGAGGAGCTGATGAATTCCTCGGACgcagaggaggaaggcagagTGGGCCCCAGGAAGCTG GTTCCCGGAAAGTACACGGTCGTGGTGGACGACGAGAAGGGAAGCCCCGAGGCGCTGGCCGTGCGGAACGGGGACATGGTGGAGGTGGTCCAGGAGGGTGACGAGGGCCTCTG GTATGTCCGCAACCTGACGTCCAGCAAGGAGAGCTGGGTGCCGGCCAGCAGCCTGTCCGCGCTCCTCGGCGTGTCCGGCTCTGCGCAGTGCCTGAGCAGCTCAG TTTGGTGA
- the MCF2L gene encoding guanine nucleotide exchange factor DBS isoform X5, with protein sequence MRFWLRNEEMALEAMVQRLTAVCKRTDEIMHQDITPLCAADIQDQLKKRFAYLSGGRGQDGSPVITFPDYPAFSDVPDKEFQNVMTYLTSIPSLQDAGIGFILVIDRRQDKWTSVKASILRIAASFPANLQLVLVLRPTGFFQRALSDLAFKFNRDDLKMKVPVIMLSSVPELHGYIDKSQLTEDLGGTLDYCHTRWLCHRTAIESFALMVKQTAQMLQSFGTELAETELPNDVQSTSSVLCAHTEKKDKAKEDMRLALDEGKSILENIREPLAKSGEQSLNQDELDNQTTVQRLLAQLNETEAAFDEFWAKHQQKLQQCLQLRHFEQDFREVKSSLDALAQKIATFTDVGNSLAHAEHLLKDLASFEEKSSASVKRAHTLSLEGEKLIDTKHYAVDSIRPKCHELQYLCDQFAAEVERRRGLLSKSLELHGLLEASMKWCDEGIYLLASQPVDKCQSQDGAEAALQEIEKFLETGAENKIQELNKIYQDYESILTKDLMEHVQKVFQKQEGMEEMFHRRQASLKKLAAKQMRPVQPVAPRPEALTKSPCPSPGSRRGSENSSEGSTLRRGPYRRAKSEASEGRQGRSSSTGHEEESLAVLRRHVMNELLDTERVYVEELLCVLEGYAAELDNPLMAHLMSPGLQNKKDILFGNMEEIYHFHNRIFLRELEEYTDCPELVGRCFLERMEEFQIYEKYCQNKPRSESLWRQCSDCPFFQECQRKLDHKLSLDSYLLKPVQRITKYQLLLKEMLKYSKSCEGAEDLQEALSSILGILKAVNDSMHLIAITGYDGNLSDLGKLLMQGSFSVWTDHKKGHSKVKDLARFKPMQRHLFLHEKAVLFCKKREENGEGYEKAPSYSYKQSLNMAAVGITENVKGDVRKFEIWYNAREEVYIVQAPTPEVKAAWVSEIRKVLTSQLQACREASQHRTLEQSQSLPLPTPPSTSPSKGTTRNIKKLEERKTDPLSLEGYMSPSSLPKPPEKGRDDMVTSSTSESSALSRKRFTLQGFANLKGQKASPTSPDKKPKRHEVKSDPTPFGLRGWSKTSHPLEAPEDNDGWSSAEELMNSSDAEEEGRVGPRKLVPGKYTVVVDDEKGSPEALAVRNGDMVEVVQEGDEGLWYVRNLTSSKESWVPASSLSALLGVSGSAQCLSSSESSAGSTLLSASSSCSESCGVPLSDLQG encoded by the exons CTTACAAGATGCTGGCATTGGATTCATCCTGGTCATAGACCGAAGGCAGGACAAATGGACCTCCGTGAAGGCATCCATCCTGCGAATAGCA GCATCCTTTCCAGCAAACCTGCAGCTCGTCCTTGTCCTGCGTCCGACAGGGTTTTTCCAACGGGCTCTCTCTGACCTCGCTTTCAAATTCAATAGAGATGACCTTAAGATGAAGGTGCCG GTCATAATGCTGAGCTCAGTACCAGAACTACACGGTTACATCGACAAGTCCCAGCTGACCGAGGACCTGGGTGGGACCCTGGATTACTGCCACACCAGGTGGCTGTGTCACCGCACT GCAATTGAAAGTTTCGCCCTCATGGTCAAGCAGACAGCTCAGATGCTACAGTCCTTCGGGACCGAGCTGGCCGAAACGGAGCTGCCCAACGACGTGCAGTCCACGAGCTCGGTGCTCTGTGCACACACGGAGAAGAAGGACAAAGCAAAG GAGGACATGCGGTTGGCATTGGATGAGGGGAAGAGCATCCTGGAGAACATCAGGGAGCCTCTGGCCAagagtggggagcagagcctGAACCAGGATGAGCTGGACAACCAGACCACTGTGCAGAG gctCCTGGCCCAGCTGAACGAGACCGAGGCTGCCTTCGATGAGTTCTGGGCAAAGCACCAGCAGAAGCTCCAGCAGTGTCTGCAGCTCCGGCACTTCGAGCAGGACTTCCGAGAG GTCAAATCCTCCTTAGATGCACTGGCCCAGAAGATAGCCACCTTCACCGACGTGGGCAACAGCCTGGCGCACGCAGAGCACCTCCTGAAGGACCTTGCCAGCTTCGAGGAGAAGTCTAGC GCCTCTGTCAAGCGGGCCCACACCCTGTCCCTGGAGGGTGAGAAGCTCATTGACACCAAGCACTACGCCGTGGACTCCATCCGCCCCAAGTGCCACGAGCTCCAGTACCTCTGTGACCAGTTTGCAGCCGAGGtcgagaggaggagggggcttcTCAGCAAGTCCCTGGAGCTGCATGGCCTCTTGGAAGCA TCTATGAAGTGGTGCGATGAGGGCATCTACCTGCTGGCCTCACAGCCTGTGGACAAGTGCCAGTCCCAGGATGGTGCAGAGGCCGCACTGCAGGAAATTGAGAAATTTCTGGAGACCGGTGCAGAAAATAAGATCCAGGAGCTCAATAAAATTTACCAGGACTACGAATCCATCCTCACCAAAGACCTGATG GAGCACGTGCAGAAGGTCTTCCAGAAGCAAGAGGGCATGGAGGAGATGTTCCACCGGAGACAGGCAAGCCTGAAGAAGCTGGCAGCCAAGCAGATGAGGCCTGTGCAGCCAGTGGCGCCCCGGCCGGAGGCACTCACAAAatcaccctgcccctccccag GCAGCCGGCGAGGCTCTGAGAACAGCTCTGAGGGCAGCACACTCCGGAGAGGGCCCTACAGGAGGGCCAAG AGCGAAGCGAGTGAGGGCCGGCAGGGTCGGAGCAGCTCCACGGGCCATGAGGAGGAGAGCCTGGCCGTCCTGCGGAG GCATGTGATGAACGAACTCTTGGACACAGAACGGGTCTACGTGGAGGAATTGCTCTGTGTCCTGGAG GGTTATGCTGCTGAGCTGGATAACCCACTCATGGCGCACCTCATGTCACCAGGCCTTCAGAACAAAAAGGACATTCTGTTTGGAAACATGGAAGAGATTTACCACTTCCATAACAG AATATTCCTGAGGGAGCTGGAGGAGTACACGGACTGCCCAGAGCTGGTCGGAAGGTGTTTCCTGGAGCGG ATGGAGGAGTTCCAGATCTATGAGAAGTATTGCCAGAACAAGCCGCGCTCCGAGAGCCTCTGGCGACAGTGCTCCGACTGTCCATTCTTCCAG GAATGCCAGAGGAAGCTGGACCACAAGCTCAGTCTGGACTCCTACCTGCTGAAGCCAGTTCAGAGGATCACCAAGTACCAGCTGCTGCTCAAG GAGATGCTAAAATACAGCAAGAGCTGCGAGGGGGCCGAGGACCTGCAGGAGGCGCTGAGCTCCATCCTGGGCATCCTCAAGGCTGTGAACGACTCCATGCACCTGATTGCCATCACCGGCTATGAT GGGAACCTGAGTGACCTGGGAAAGctgctgatgcagggctcattcAGCGTCTGGACAGACCACAAGAAGGGCCACAGCAAAGTGAAGGACTTGGCCAGGTTCAAGCCCATGCAGCGCCACCTTTTCCTGCACGAGAAGGCCGTGCTCTTCTgcaagaagagggaggagaacgGGGAGGGGTACGAGAAGGCCCCTTCGTACAGCTACAAGCAGTCCCTGAAT ATGGCGGCTGTCGGCATAACCGAGAACGTGAAAGGTGACGTGAGGAAGTTTGAGATCTGGTACAACGCCAGGGAGGAGGTGTACATTGTGCAG GCACCAACCCCTGAAGTTAAAGCGGCCTGGGTGAGTGAGATTCGCAAGGTGCTGACCAGCCAGCTGCAAGCCTGCCGAG AAGCCAGCCAGCACCGCACATTGGAGCAGTCCCagagcctgcctctgcccacGCCACCCAGCACCAG CCCCTCGAAAGGGACCACAAGAAACATCAAAAagttggaagaaaggaaaaccgACCCCCTAAGCCTGGAAGGCTACATGAGCCCCTCGTCGTTGCCGAAGCCCCCCGAGAAGGGCAGAG ATGACATGGTCACTAGCTCTACCTCAGAAAGCTCCGCGCTTTCCAGAAAGCGCTTTACCCTGCAGGGCTTTGCTAACCTCAAAGGTCAGAAAG CTTCTCCTACCAGCCCTGACAAAAAACCTAAGCGACACGAAGTAAAGAGCGACCCAACGCCTTTTGGTTTACGAG GTTGGAGCAAAACATCTCACCCCTTGGAGGCCCCCGAGGACAACGATGGCTGGTCCAGTGCCGAGGAGCTGATGAATTCCTCGGACgcagaggaggaaggcagagTGGGCCCCAGGAAGCTG GTTCCCGGAAAGTACACGGTCGTGGTGGACGACGAGAAGGGAAGCCCCGAGGCGCTGGCCGTGCGGAACGGGGACATGGTGGAGGTGGTCCAGGAGGGTGACGAGGGCCTCTG GTATGTCCGCAACCTGACGTCCAGCAAGGAGAGCTGGGTGCCGGCCAGCAGCCTGTCCGCGCTCCTCGGCGTGTCCGGCTCTGCGCAGTGCCTGAGCAGCTCAG AATCCAGTGCGGGGTCCACCCTGCTGAGCGCCTCCTCCAGCTGCAGCGAGAGCTGTGGGGTCCCCCTCTCAGACCTCCAGGGGTAG